A section of the Saccharopolyspora gregorii genome encodes:
- the ilvA gene encoding threonine ammonia-lyase, with protein sequence MSLISLDRIRAAAGDLADVARRTPLAHSRVLSDHVGADVHLKCENLQRTGSFKLRGAYVRLRALDEERRAAGVVAASAGNHAQGVALAASLLGIESTVFMPERATLPKLAATQSYGAEVRAEGAVLSETLALAQEHAARTGAEFIHPFDHPDVLAGQGTVGLEVLEQLPEVGTVLVPTGGGGLVAGVAAAVKALRPQVRVIGVQAEQAAAWPPSLAQGAPVRLSDTRTMADGIAVAQPGEVTFEHVSALVDDVIAVSEQALSRALLLCLERMKLVAEPAGVAAVAGLLERPDLLAPPTVAVLSGGNIDPLLLLQLIRHGMTSAGRYLSLRVRLPDLPGSLAELLGRLGDLAANVLDIEHSRISGALALGQVDVEVSLETRGPEHREHVVAELTRAGYTVTSER encoded by the coding sequence ATGTCCCTGATCAGCTTGGACCGGATCCGCGCCGCCGCCGGTGACCTGGCGGACGTGGCCCGCCGCACTCCGCTCGCCCACTCCCGGGTGCTCAGCGACCACGTCGGTGCCGACGTGCACTTGAAGTGCGAGAACTTGCAGCGCACCGGGTCGTTCAAGCTGCGCGGCGCCTACGTCCGGCTGCGCGCCCTGGACGAGGAGCGCCGGGCGGCGGGAGTGGTGGCGGCCAGCGCGGGCAACCACGCGCAAGGCGTGGCGCTGGCGGCCTCGCTGCTGGGCATCGAGTCCACGGTGTTCATGCCGGAGCGCGCGACGCTGCCGAAGCTGGCCGCGACCCAGTCCTACGGCGCCGAGGTGCGCGCGGAGGGCGCGGTGCTGTCCGAGACCCTCGCGCTGGCGCAGGAGCACGCCGCCCGCACCGGCGCCGAGTTCATCCACCCGTTCGACCACCCGGACGTGCTGGCCGGGCAGGGGACCGTCGGGCTGGAGGTGCTGGAGCAGCTGCCGGAGGTCGGCACCGTGCTGGTGCCCACCGGCGGCGGTGGCCTGGTCGCCGGGGTCGCGGCCGCGGTGAAGGCGCTGCGCCCGCAGGTCCGGGTCATCGGGGTGCAGGCCGAGCAGGCCGCGGCCTGGCCGCCTTCGCTGGCGCAGGGAGCTCCGGTGCGCCTGTCCGACACGCGCACGATGGCCGACGGCATCGCCGTCGCCCAGCCCGGGGAGGTCACCTTCGAGCACGTGTCCGCCCTCGTCGACGACGTGATCGCGGTGAGCGAGCAGGCCCTGTCCCGGGCGCTGCTGCTGTGCCTGGAGCGGATGAAGCTCGTCGCCGAACCGGCCGGGGTCGCGGCCGTCGCTGGCCTGCTGGAACGCCCCGACCTGCTGGCGCCGCCGACGGTCGCGGTGCTCTCCGGCGGCAACATCGACCCGTTGCTGCTGCTGCAGCTGATCCGGCACGGCATGACCTCCGCGGGCCGCTACCTGTCGTTGCGGGTGCGGCTGCCGGACCTGCCGGGCTCGCTGGCGGAGCTGCTCGGCAGGCTCGGCGACCTGGCGGCGAACGTGCTGGACATCGAGCACTCCCGGATCTCCGGGGCGCTGGCGCTCGGCCAGGTGGACGTGGAGGTGAGCCTGGAGACCCGCGGGCCGGAGCACCGCGAGCACGTGGTCGCCGAGCTGACCCGCGCCGGCTACACCGTCACCTCCGAGCGGTGA
- a CDS encoding cystathionine gamma-synthase: MSDGFATRAIHAGQQPDPTTGSVIVPIHATSTYAQDGVGGMRAGYEYSRTGNPTRTALEQCLAELEGAKHGRAFSSGMAATDAVLRGALRPGDHVIIPDDAYGGTFRLIDKVLTEWGVQYTPVPVSDVDAVRAAVRPETKVLWVETPTNPLLTIADIAALAQVSRDAGVKLVVDNTFASPYLQRPLELGADVVVHSTTKYLGGHSDVVGGAVLTSDDELASSVAFLQNTAGAVPGPFDAWLTLRGVKTLAARMDRHSANAGRIAAALREHPKVSKVYYPGLPEHPGHEVAAKQMHGFGGMISFTHVDGEQAALEVCAKTRLFTLAESLGGVESLIEHPGKMTHASTAGSVLQVPAELVRLSVGIEDPDDLVEDLLSAL; encoded by the coding sequence ATGAGTGATGGCTTCGCCACCCGCGCGATTCACGCGGGACAGCAACCCGATCCGACGACCGGTTCGGTGATCGTGCCCATCCACGCGACCTCGACCTACGCCCAGGACGGCGTGGGCGGGATGCGCGCCGGGTACGAGTACTCGCGCACCGGCAACCCCACCCGCACCGCGCTGGAGCAGTGCCTCGCGGAGCTGGAGGGCGCCAAGCACGGCAGGGCGTTCTCCTCGGGGATGGCGGCCACGGACGCGGTGCTGCGCGGCGCGCTGCGCCCCGGCGACCACGTGATCATCCCGGACGACGCCTACGGCGGCACGTTCCGGCTGATCGACAAGGTCCTCACCGAGTGGGGCGTGCAGTACACGCCGGTGCCGGTGTCCGACGTGGACGCGGTGCGCGCGGCGGTCCGGCCGGAGACGAAGGTGCTCTGGGTCGAGACGCCCACGAACCCGCTGCTGACCATCGCCGACATCGCCGCGCTGGCCCAGGTCTCGCGGGACGCCGGGGTGAAGCTCGTGGTGGACAACACCTTCGCCTCGCCGTACCTGCAGCGCCCGCTGGAGCTGGGCGCGGACGTGGTGGTGCACTCCACCACCAAGTACCTCGGCGGCCACTCCGACGTGGTCGGGGGCGCGGTGCTCACCTCCGACGACGAGCTGGCGAGCTCGGTGGCGTTCCTGCAGAACACCGCCGGTGCGGTGCCGGGCCCGTTCGACGCGTGGCTGACGCTGCGCGGAGTGAAGACCCTCGCGGCCCGGATGGACCGGCACAGCGCGAACGCCGGGCGCATCGCCGCCGCGCTGCGCGAGCACCCGAAGGTCTCGAAGGTCTACTACCCGGGCCTGCCCGAGCACCCGGGCCACGAGGTCGCGGCCAAGCAGATGCACGGCTTCGGCGGCATGATCTCGTTCACCCACGTGGACGGCGAGCAGGCCGCACTGGAGGTGTGCGCGAAGACCCGGCTGTTCACCCTCGCCGAGTCGCTCGGCGGCGTCGAGTCGCTGATCGAGCACCCCGGCAAGATGACGCACGCGAGCACCGCCGGTTCGGTGCTGCAGGTGCCCGCGGAGCTGGTCCGGTTGTCCGTCGGCATCGAGGACCCCGACGACCTGGTGGAAGACCTCCTGTCCGCCCTCTGA
- a CDS encoding cystathionine beta-synthase, whose translation MDYVEHVIDLVGNTPLVRLNSLAGSASTPVLAKVEYLNPGGSVKDRIALRMVEAAEESGELKPGGTIVEPTSGNTGVGLAMVAQRKGYRCVFVCPDKVSEDKRAVLEAYGAEVVVCPTAVPPEHAESYYSVSDRLVTEIDGAWKPNQYANPANPESHYASTGPEIWRQTEGRITHFVAGIGTGGTISGIGRYLKEVSGGKVKIIGADPEGSVYSGGGGRPYLVEGVGEDFWPTTYDRNICDEIVPVSDADSFTMTRALAREEALLVGGSCGMAAAAALRVAESTGPDDVVVVLLPDGGRGYLGKVFNDSWMAKYGFLSPDHAGGAIKDVLLRKDGTLPELVHVHPNETVAEAVAILREFGVSQMPVVNAEPPVMVAEIAGAVNERDLLDALFAGRAQLADRIEQHMSPPLPTIGAGEEVSAAMAALTDADGAMVLIGGKPAGVVTRQDVLAFIAGR comes from the coding sequence GTGGACTACGTCGAGCACGTGATCGACCTCGTCGGCAACACCCCGCTGGTGCGGTTGAACTCGCTGGCGGGATCGGCTTCGACGCCGGTGCTGGCGAAGGTCGAATACCTGAACCCCGGCGGCAGCGTCAAGGACCGCATCGCGCTGCGCATGGTGGAGGCGGCGGAGGAGTCCGGCGAGCTGAAGCCGGGCGGCACCATCGTCGAGCCGACCTCCGGCAACACCGGCGTGGGCTTGGCGATGGTGGCCCAGCGCAAGGGCTACCGCTGCGTGTTCGTCTGCCCGGACAAGGTCAGCGAGGACAAGCGGGCCGTGCTGGAGGCCTACGGCGCCGAGGTCGTGGTGTGCCCGACCGCGGTGCCGCCGGAGCACGCCGAGTCGTACTACAGCGTCTCGGACCGGCTGGTCACCGAGATCGACGGCGCGTGGAAGCCGAACCAGTACGCCAACCCCGCGAACCCGGAGTCGCACTACGCGAGCACCGGCCCGGAGATCTGGCGGCAGACCGAGGGCCGGATCACGCACTTCGTGGCGGGCATCGGGACCGGCGGCACCATCTCCGGCATCGGCCGGTACCTCAAGGAGGTCTCCGGCGGCAAGGTCAAGATCATCGGGGCGGACCCGGAGGGTTCCGTGTACTCCGGAGGCGGCGGACGGCCGTACCTCGTGGAAGGCGTCGGCGAGGACTTCTGGCCGACGACCTACGACCGGAACATCTGCGACGAGATCGTGCCGGTCTCGGACGCCGACTCGTTCACCATGACCCGCGCCCTCGCCCGGGAGGAGGCGCTGCTCGTCGGCGGTTCCTGCGGGATGGCGGCGGCCGCCGCGCTGCGCGTCGCCGAGAGCACCGGGCCGGACGACGTGGTCGTGGTGCTGCTGCCCGACGGCGGCCGCGGCTACCTGGGCAAGGTCTTCAACGACTCGTGGATGGCGAAGTACGGCTTCCTGTCCCCGGACCACGCGGGCGGCGCCATCAAGGACGTGCTGCTGCGCAAGGACGGCACCCTCCCCGAACTCGTCCACGTTCACCCGAACGAGACCGTCGCCGAGGCGGTGGCGATCCTGCGCGAGTTCGGCGTGTCCCAGATGCCGGTCGTCAACGCGGAACCGCCGGTCATGGTCGCCGAGATCGCCGGTGCGGTGAACGAACGGGACCTGCTGGACGCGCTGTTCGCCGGCCGCGCGCAGCTCGCCGACCGCATCGAACAGCACATGTCCCCGCCGCTGCCCACCATCGGCGCAGGCGAGGAGGTCAGCGCTGCGATGGCGGCGCTGACCGACGCGGACGGGGCGATGGTGCTCATCGGCGGCAAACCGGCCGGTGTCGTCACGCGCCAGGACGTCCTCGCCTTCATCGCCGGGCGTTGA